TGGGCGCGTTGCGCACGGCGCTGAGGGAGGGATGCGGGTAACGGAGGCCGCGGGGAGCGGAGGGATGCGGGTAACGGAGGGCCGCGGGGAGCGCAGGGCCGGGGGGGGAACGGAGGGCCGCGGGGAGTTGTCCCGACCGCGGCCCGGGCCGATGAGTTTCCGTGCCCGCCGGCGTCCACCCCTTGCACAGAGATTCCGGGCGCCGCGGCGCCGTCCGACGGGAGGACCCCTCATGACCACCGATATCGCACGCACAGCGGACGAGAAACAGATCCGGGAGCTGCTGGAGGACCGGGCGGCCGCGACGACGGAGCGGGACGCACGACGGTTCCTCTCCTCCTGCGCGCCGGACCTGGTGGACTTCAGCCTCGCTCCCCCGCTCCAGTACAAGGGGCCGGAGGCGCTGGACCAGCAGGCCGTCGAGGCCTGGTACGCGACCTGGAACGGACCGATCGAGGTGTCGCTGACCCAGGTAGAGATCACGGTCGGCGACGATGTCGCCTTCAGCCACAGCATCAACCGGATGCACGGAACGAAGAGCGACGGCTTCGAGGTGGAGCTGTGGAGCCGGGCCACCGTCGGCCTCCGCAAGATCGACGGAGCCTGGACGATCACGCATACGCACAGCTCGGTGCCGTTCCTGATGGACGGGTCGGGGCGGGCCGCCCTGGACCTGAAGCCGTAGCACGCCGGGGCGTACGTGGCCCGCCGGAGCGGTCCGCAGCTCAGCGGGGCAGGGCGTGGCGCCGGTAGGTGACCCGGTTGTGGCGGACGCGGGTGACCTCGACGGCCAGATGGCGGTCCGGGCCGAGGGGGAAGTGCGCGGTGCAGCGCACTTCCGCGTACGGCTCGGGCCGGAGGTCGCCGGAGCAGTGCACCGCCTCCGGCCCGCTGCGGAAGGGCAGGGTCAGCTGGCCGCTGAGCGTTCTGGCGATCTCCGTGCGCGGCACGGTGTGGGTGCCGCCGTCGACCTCGCTGGTGGCCTCGCGGGCGCGGAGATGGACGGCGGCGAGCGCGAGCACGCCCGCCGTGGCGAGGGCCGTGACGAGGCCGATGACCAGGGCGCGCAGTGGCGGATGCACGGTCACCGCCGTCAGCTCCGGGGGGCGCGGGGGCGCCGGCGGCGCAGAGCTCCCCAGCCGGCCGCGGCCAGCAGCAGCACGCCGGTCAGGGTCGTCGCCGTCCGGCCGGTACCGGCGGCCCCGCCGGCGCCGGTGTCCGCACCGCCCTGGGGCACGACCTCGTCGGCGCCGCTGGAGACGATCATGGTGCCGGTGAGGGTCTTCCGGCCGTCGCCGGATTCCTGACCGTGCTCTTCGGCGCGTCCGCGGCCGTGGTCGTCACCGTCCGCCTTGCCGCGTGCCCCGCCGTGCTCCTCGTCGCCCGCCCGGCCTGGTTCCAGGGCGCTCTGCCGGGCTCCGGAGGTGCCGCCGCAGGTGAGGGTGACCCGGTAGGAACCGGGCGCGGTCCCCTCCGGCATGATCGCGGTGCCACTGATCTCGCCGCTCTGGGCGGACAGCTGCATCGCGGGGATGTCCGCGCCGTCGAAGGTGGCCTCCGCGGTGTCCCCCGGGCAGCTGCCGCCGTCGGAGACGGAGAACCCGGCGCCCGGTGCCACCGGGTCGGGCTGAACGACCACGGCCTGCGCGGTGTCCGCAGCGGGCCCGGCCCCCGTCCCGGTGGCGGCGTCAGCACCCTCGCCCTCGCCGAACAGCAGGGCGGGCACCACCAGGACGCCGGCCGCCAGCGCGTACAGAGCAATGTGGCGTATGTGCATAACCCGAGAGAAGCGCCCGGCCCTGCGGTGCGCACCTCGATGGTGCGCCGCGCCCGGGGCCAACTGCCGCAGAAGGCCCCGACCTCCGCCTCTTTCCGCAGGTCACAAGGGTGCGTACACCCCGGGCGGCGGAACGGGCGGGATGGGCTTTCCGGGTGGTGCACCCGGCGGTCCCGGCACATGAACGGCACCCCGCAAAGGCGGCATCACGGCCTCATGACCGCGGTCGCCCGGAAGGCCCCGGCCCCCGCCGGGGCGAGCGGGCCGACCGCCCGCGCCCAGGGCCTGTCGTTCGGATCAGGCCCTGGCACCACCCGGGCGCCGCGTCACCCCGCCAGCTGGAGGTCCCACTTGCCCGACCGGCCGGTGAGGGTGGTCACCGACAGCGGCTGGACGTCTATCCGCCAGTACGAGTGCGGCGGCGCCTGGAGCGCGTAGACGAGGGCGGCGCGGACGACACCGGGCTCGGCGACCGCGAGCAGTCCGTCGGCGTCCTCGACCGGCCGGGTGTCCAGCCAGCCGCCGACCCGGGTGATGAACGCCAGCAGCGACTCCCCGCCGTGCGGTGCGGACCGCGGGTCGGCCAGCCAGGCGTCCACCGCGCGCGGTTCGTCGGCGGCCACCTCGCCCAGCGTGCGGCCGGTCCAGCGCCCCATGTCGCAGTCGCGCAGCGCCGGTTGGGCGAGCGGGCGCAGCCCGAGGACCTCGCCGGTGTCCCGGCAGCGGGCGGACGGCGAGCAGTAGCGCAGTTCGGCGGCGGCGAGCCGGCACAGGACGGGCGCGGCCCGCTCGGCCTCGCGCCATCCTGCGGCGTCGAGCGGCCGGTCGTCACCGAACCGCGTTCCGAGCAGCGAGGAGCGGCCCGCGGCGAGCAGCTTGAGTCGGACGCTCATCCGCTGATGGTAAGAGCCGCGCCGCCCCCGCGGACCCGGTTGATCAGATCTCGACAGGCCCCGGGTCGATCAGCCCGAGGGTCATCCACTGTTCCGGGGACACCAGGGCGCGGAAGCCGACCTTCTCGTACACGCCGTGGGCGTCCTTGGTGGCGAGCGTGAGCCGGCTCAGACCGCAGGGCGTCATGTGGTCGGCTATGGCCTCGACCAGGGCGGTGCCCAGGCCCTTGCCGCGGTCGTCGCGGCAGATGTAGACGTCGCAGAGCCAGGCGAAGGTGGCGTGGTCGGTGACCACCCGGGCGTACCCGGCCTGACGGCCGGAACCGGTCTCGTACAGGCCGAAGTTGAGCGAGCCCGCGACGGCGCGGTCCTGGAGCTCCCTGGGCCGGTCCACGGCCCAGTAGGAGTCGGTGGACAGCCAGTGGTGGACCCGGTCGGCGTCCAGGCGCGCCGGGTCGGTGGAGATCTCGTAGCCGTCGAGGGCGTGATCGTTCATGCCGGGAGGTTCGCAGAAGGGCCGGGGCGGCGTCGAACCGGTTGCCGGGGTGGACGGTGCCGGCGCCCCGCCGCCCTCGCGGGGACCGGCCCGCGCACGTGCGTCTCCGGCCCCTCAGCCCACCGCGACCCCCACCTCCTCGCACGCCGTACGAAGCCTGCGGACACCTTCCGCGATCTCGGCCGTGCCGGAGGCGGCCGCGAAGCTCAGCCGCAGGTGCGCGGCCGGCGGCTCGGCGGAGAAGTAAGGGCGGCCGGCCGCGACCGCGACGCCCGCCCGCAGCGCCGCACCGGTCAGCGCCGCCTCGTCGGTGCCGTCCGGCAGCCGCAGCCAGAGGTGATAGCCGCCCGGCGGGACGTAGAGGCCGCCCGGCGCGGGGGCGTGGCCGTACGCCGCCCCGTGCCCCCCGTCCTGCTCGGCGAGGGCGGGCAGGTGCTGGTGCAGGGCTGTGGTCAGGGCTTTCCGGCGGGTGGTCAGCTCACCGGCGATCAGCCGTAGATGGCGGGCCCAGGCGGGCGATCCGACGAGTTCCAGGGCGGCTTCCTGGAGCGGGCCCGGCACGAAGAAGCTGTCCACGACCTGGATGGCGCGCAGCCGGTCGAGAACCGGGCCGTGGGCGGCCAGGGCACCCACTCTGAGGTTGGGCGAGGTGGCCTTGGTGAGCGAGCGGACATGGACGACCGTGCCGTCCCGGTCGTCCGCGCTCAGGGTCGGCGGCAGCGCGGGGGCGTCGTCGTGGACCAGCAGCCGCGCGAAGTCGTCCTCGATCACGAAGGCGCCGGCCGCGCGGGCCACCCGCAGTACCTCGCGCCGCCGCCCGTCGGCCAGCACCGCGCCGGTCGGGTTCTGGAACAGCGGCTGGCAGACGAACAGCCGCGCGCCGCTGGCACGGAAGGCATCGGCGAGCAGATCCGTACGGACCCCGTCCGCATCCACCGGTACGGGCACCGGCCGCAGCCCGGAGGCGCGGGCAACGGCCAGCATGCCCGGGTAGGTCGGGGACTCGACGAGTACCGGGGCGCCGGGGGCGGCGAGGGCGCGCAGCGCAGCGGTCAGCGCGCTCTGGCCGCCCCCGGTGATCAGGACGTCGCTGGCCGCGAGCGGGCCACCGGGGCCGGCGATCTCCCGTGCGAACCAGGCCCGCAGTTCCGGCACGCCCCCGACCATGGGCCGCGCCCAGGCCCCCGGCCGCCGACCGGCCCGTGCCAGTGCGGCGGCGAGGGCGCGTTCGGGCTGGAGATCGGGGTGCAGATAGCCGCCGATGAGTTCGATGACGCCGGGGGCGGGGGTGGCGAGCGTGGCGAGGACGCCCGAGGCGTCGACGCTGCGCGGCACCTGGTCACCGGCCGGCTCGGCGCTCAGCGCGATCTCCTGCCAGGAGGTGTCGAGCGGCCGGGGCGCCTCGCTGCGCGGCTCGGCCCGGAAGGCCCCCGCGCCCGGCCGGGTCACGACCAGGCCCTCCGCCGCCAGCTCCGCGAGCGCCCGGGAGACGGTCACCGGACTGACGCGATGGCGCTCCACGAGAACACGACTCGACGGCAGCTTCTCTCCTGGAGAGTAGCGGTTCAGCTCCGCACGGAGGACTGCGGCCAGTTCCGACCCACTGCTACGCTCTTGCATGAGAGACAACGATAGCGCTACTGCCACCGTCGCGATAGCGGTCAGCACCCCGGGCGCCCCGGCCGCCCCCGTCGAGGGCACCCCGGGCACCCCCGCCGAGGGCGCCCCGGAGCCCGCCGCTCCCGCCCGCAGCGCGCTCGTCAGCCGTGGCGCCCTGCTCGCCGCACTCGGCGTCGCCGCCTTCTCGCTCACCTTCCCCGCGACCGCCTGGGCGCTGGAGGGCATGGGACCGTGGACGGTGGTGATGCTGCGCAGCGTGCTGGCCACCGCGCTGGCCGGCGGCGCGCTGGCCGTGTTCCGGGTACGTCCTCCGGAGCGGCGCCACCGGGCGGGCATCGCAGTGGTCGCGGGCGGCGTGGTCCTCGGCTTCCCACTGCTGACGACCCTCGCGCTGGAGACCTCCACCACCTCGCATGCGGCCGTCGTCGTCGGTCTGCTGCCGCTGACCACCGCCGCCTTCTCGGCCGTACGGACCGGCGCCCGGCCCTCCCGTACGTTCTGGATCGCCTCGCTGGTCGGCGCCGTCGTCGTCATCGGTTTTGCGGTGCAGCAGAGCGGCGGGGCGCCGGGCCGCGGGGACCTGCTGCTGTTCGCGGCCCTGCTGGTGTGCGCGGCCGGCTACACCGAGGGCGGCCGCCTCGCCCGCCATATGCCGGGCTGGCAGGTGATCGGCTGGGCGCTGGTACTGGCGCTTCCGGTGACGGTGGCGGGCGCGGCTCTCGCGCTGTCCACGGAGCCGCTGCGGCTCACGGCGCATTCGGTGAGCGGGCTGCTGTGGCTGGCGTTCGGCTCGCAGTTCCTCGGGATGGTCGCCTGGTACCGCGGAATGGCCGCGATCGGCATCTCCAAGGCGAGCCAGTTGCAGCTCGCCCAGCCGCTGCTGACCTTGGTGTGGTCCGTGCTGCTGCTCGGCGAACAGCTGCCGCCGGCCGCTCCCGCGGCGGCACTGGCGGTCCTGGCGTGCATCGCCGTCACCCAGCGGACCCGTGGATGACGGCCCGGCTGCCGAAGCGGGACGAAATGACACTTACCGGGTGCGGTCGTGGCCCGCGGACGTAAAATTGCCGCGACGGCAGGTACCGCCGTCGCGGGTCACGCCAGGACCGTGAACCGTGGAAACCCTTGGCCGTTCAACCGCCGGCCGTCGCACTGGTCGGCCTGCCGGTCGTACGGCCGCCCCGAGGCGGGGAGGACCCTGATGCATGCGAGCAGGGGCGACCGGCTGGTGGTGCACGGCAGGACCGTCGGGCATCACGACCGGGTCGTCGAAATAGTCGAAGTCATGGGAACGGACGGCGACCCGCCCTACCGCGTCCGCGCCGAGGACGGGCATGAGGCCATCGTGTCGCCGGGCCCCGACTGCGTCGTCCGGCACGGCAAGGCCACCGACGCCGACCCCGGCCGCTAGACACCGCCACCGGCCGGCACACACCGACCCCGGCCGGTGACGGACTCCCTCGGCGGGTCGCCGCCGCGGCCCGCGCGGATCGTCGCGGCACCTGCGCGGACCGCTCCTACGTGCGTGCCGCGCCCGTGTAGTGGTCGCGCACGACCCGTGCCATGGCGCCCGCCCGGTCCTTGGCCACGTCCTTCGCCGAGAAGTAGACATGGCCGCCCACCTGCGGATAGCCGCGGGCGAAGGTGAGATGGCGGGAGAGTTCGGCCGGGTCCTTCCAGGCGGCGGGCTCCGTGCCGCCCGCCTTGTAGAGGGCCTCGCCGATGTAGAGGTCCACTCCGGTGCCGTCGACGGTCCGCGCCCACCAGGGCACGAGTTCGGCGTAGTCGGCGGCCGCGAAGCCGAGGGGCCAGTAGACCTGCGGCACGATGTAGTCGATCCACCCCTCGCGCACCCAGCGGCGGGTGTCGGCGTACAGATCGTCGTAGGTCTGGACCCCGGCCTGGGTACGGGAGCCCTGCTGGTCGGTACTGCGATTGCGCCAGACCGCGAAGGGGCTGACACCGAACCGCACCCGGCGTCCGGCCCTCCGGCCCCCGTCCTCGAGCTTGCGCGCCATCTCGTACACCAGCCGGTCGATGTTGTCCCGGCGCCAGGCGGCCCGGCTCTCGAAGCCGCTGCCGTACCGCTCGAACGCCTCGTCGTCGTCGAAGCGCCGCCCCGAGACCGGATACGGATAGAAGTAGTCGTCGAAGTGCACGCCGTCGACGGGGTAGCGCTGCACCGCGTCGAGCATCGCGTCCTGGACGAAGCTCCGGACCTCCGGCAGTCCGGGGTTGTAGTAGAGCTTGCCGCCGTACGGGAGGACCCAGCCCGGGTGCCGGCGGGCGGGGTGGTCCGGCGTGAGCCGTCCGGGGTCGGTGTGGTTGGCGACCCGGTACGGATTGAACCAGGCGTGCAGTTCGAGATTGCGCCGGTGGGCCTCGCGGACCGCGAAGTCGAGCGGATCCCAGCCCGGGTCGCGGCCCTGCTGCCCGGTCAGGTACTGCGCCCACGGCTCGAACGGGGAGGGCCACAGGGCATCGGCGGTGGGCCGCACCTGGAAGAACACCGCATTGAGCTTGCGGGCGACGGCCCGGTCGAAGTGGGCGCGCAGTTCGCGCTGTTGCTCGGCGGGCGCGAGCTTCGCGCTGGAGGGCCAGTCCAGGTTGGCGACGGTCGCCAGCCACATGCCCCGCATCTCGCGCCGCGCCACGCCGTCCGCGGGCGCCACCCCCGCGGTGAGCAGCGAAGACGCCGCCCCCAGCGCGGCGACGGCAAAACCTCTGCGTGTGATACGCCTCATCAAAAGTCCCCAGGTTGTCCGGTTCGTCCCGTCCTGAGGGCTCAGAATGCCCGCCCCGCCGCCCGTAGCACAGCACCCCGCGGAGTAACGTCGGGGCCGAGGCGGGCGCCGGACCCTTACGGCATACCGCCGGTCCTGAAGATCAGCGAAAGGCACGATGTGACCGACATCGAACGCGTCGGAGTGGTCGGTTGCGGCCAGATGGGCGCAGGCATCGCCGAGGTGTGCGCCCGCGCCGGACTGGACGTCATGGTCGCCGAGACCACCGGCGAAGCTCTGGAGCTGGGTCGCACCCGTTTGACCAACTCTCTCGGCAAGGCCGCCGAGCGCGGCAAGATCACCGCCGAGGAGCGCGACGCGACGCTCGACCGGCTCAGCTTCACCACCGACCTCGGTGAGTTCGCCGACCGCGACCTCGTCATCGAGGCCGTCGTGGAGAACGAGCAGGTCAAGACCGAGATCTTCCAGGTCCTCGACCAGGTGATCACTCGGCCGGACGCCATCTTGGCGTCCAACACCTCGTCGATCCCGCTGGTGAAGCTGGCGGTCGCCACCTCCCGCCCCGACCAGGTCATCGGGATCCACTTCTTCAACCCGGCACCGGTGCAGAAGCTCGTCGAGCTGATCCCCGCGCTGACCACCGGCGAGGAGACCATCAAGCGGGCCGAGGCCCTGGTGCAGGACGTGCTGGACAAGCATGCGATCCGCGCCCAGGACCGCTCGGGCTTCGTCGTCAACGCCCTGCTCATCCCGTACCTGCTCTCCGCGATCCGGATGTTCGAGTCGGGCATCGCCAGCCGCGAGGACATCGACAACGGCATGGAGATGGGCTGCGCCCACCCGATGGGCCCGCTCAAGCTGACCGACCTGATCGGCCTGGACACCGTCGCCTCGGTCGCCGAGTCGATGTACCACGAGTACAAGGAACCCCTGTACGCCGCTCCCCCGCTGCTCGCGCGGATGGTCGACGCGGGCCGGCTGGGCCGTAAGTCCGGGTCGGGCTTCTACTCGTACTGAGTCCGGGGCGGTCCGCCCGCCGCTCGGGGGAAACCGGCGGGCGGACCCCGGGCCGGCGGGCGCCCGTCCGCCGGCGTCGGCCCCCGTGGCACCTCCGAGTCAACCCCCGCGCGGGCGCGTACGGGAGCGTGTGAAGCGCCCCGTTCGGAGTGCTCCCTTCACACCCCGTACGAATGGCCGCCCGCCGTCACCCCCCGTCACTTCACACGGGGTGTGCGCCGCAGACCCGCATATCCCCACCGCACACGCTCCCTTCCTTCGCCGCAGCGCAGTTGACTGATGCCCGTACGGACCACGACGTCACTGACTGAAGGAATGAGGAGCGGACCGTGACCGCCCACCCCGAACCCGATCTGGTCACCGCCGACTTAGCGGAGCTGAGACGCCTCCTGGACGTCCGCACCGCCCGTGTCGACGGCCAACTCGCGCTGCTCGCCCAGCGCTCCGAGCAGAAGGAGCGTGACGCGGACGAACTGCAGGCCCGCGTCACACGACTGGAGAGCACCCGCTGGCCACTGCCGTCCCTCGCCGCACTCACGGGGCTCGCGGCGCTGGTGGTCGCACTGTGGCAGGCCATGGGCCGATGACCGCCGGTCGCGGTCACCGGCCAGGTCCGGTCAGCCCAGCCGGATGTGGTGCAGCATCAGCAGCCCGGCGGCCATATTGGCGGCCGGCACCTCCCCTCGCGCCACCATGTCGGGCACCAGCTTCAGTGAGACCCACTCCCGCCGCTCGGATTCGAAGCCGTCCTGGGGCAGACCGGTGTACTCGCCCTCCTCGGACCAGTAGAGGTGATGCCGGGCATCGGTGAGGCCATTGGAGGGCTCCACCGTCAGGAGATGGTGGAGGGGCCCCGGGCGCCACCCGGTCTCCTCCTCCATCTCCCGGGCGGCCGCCGCCGCGATGTCCTCGCCGTCCTCGACCACACCGGCGGCCAGCTCCCAGCCCCAGGTGTCGGTGATGAACCGGTGCCGCCACAACAGCAGCACCTCATTGGCCTCATTGACCATCGTGGCCACGGCGACGGGACGCATCCGGATCAGATAGTGATCCAGGTGACGGCCGTCGGGCAGTTCCACATCGGCCAGATTGACCCGGAACCAGGGGTTCGCGTAGACGGGCTTTTCGCTGAGATTGTTCCAACGCACGTAACTGCCACCTTCCGCTGAGGAGCCGGCAAGGTGACACGAGCCCGGTCAGAGGGGAACGCGCAGCACCTCGTCGATGAGATCGGCAGCCTCG
This Streptomyces decoyicus DNA region includes the following protein-coding sequences:
- a CDS encoding YybH family protein — protein: MTTDIARTADEKQIRELLEDRAAATTERDARRFLSSCAPDLVDFSLAPPLQYKGPEALDQQAVEAWYATWNGPIEVSLTQVEITVGDDVAFSHSINRMHGTKSDGFEVELWSRATVGLRKIDGAWTITHTHSSVPFLMDGSGRAALDLKP
- a CDS encoding NUDIX domain-containing protein; amino-acid sequence: MRWNNLSEKPVYANPWFRVNLADVELPDGRHLDHYLIRMRPVAVATMVNEANEVLLLWRHRFITDTWGWELAAGVVEDGEDIAAAAAREMEEETGWRPGPLHHLLTVEPSNGLTDARHHLYWSEEGEYTGLPQDGFESERREWVSLKLVPDMVARGEVPAANMAAGLLMLHHIRLG
- a CDS encoding 3-hydroxybutyryl-CoA dehydrogenase; amino-acid sequence: MTDIERVGVVGCGQMGAGIAEVCARAGLDVMVAETTGEALELGRTRLTNSLGKAAERGKITAEERDATLDRLSFTTDLGEFADRDLVIEAVVENEQVKTEIFQVLDQVITRPDAILASNTSSIPLVKLAVATSRPDQVIGIHFFNPAPVQKLVELIPALTTGEETIKRAEALVQDVLDKHAIRAQDRSGFVVNALLIPYLLSAIRMFESGIASREDIDNGMEMGCAHPMGPLKLTDLIGLDTVASVAESMYHEYKEPLYAAPPLLARMVDAGRLGRKSGSGFYSY
- a CDS encoding DUF4333 domain-containing protein, which encodes MTVHPPLRALVIGLVTALATAGVLALAAVHLRAREATSEVDGGTHTVPRTEIARTLSGQLTLPFRSGPEAVHCSGDLRPEPYAEVRCTAHFPLGPDRHLAVEVTRVRHNRVTYRRHALPR
- a CDS encoding histidine phosphatase family protein, producing the protein MSVRLKLLAAGRSSLLGTRFGDDRPLDAAGWREAERAAPVLCRLAAAELRYCSPSARCRDTGEVLGLRPLAQPALRDCDMGRWTGRTLGEVAADEPRAVDAWLADPRSAPHGGESLLAFITRVGGWLDTRPVEDADGLLAVAEPGVVRAALVYALQAPPHSYWRIDVQPLSVTTLTGRSGKWDLQLAG
- a CDS encoding DMT family transporter, whose product is MRDNDSATATVAIAVSTPGAPAAPVEGTPGTPAEGAPEPAAPARSALVSRGALLAALGVAAFSLTFPATAWALEGMGPWTVVMLRSVLATALAGGALAVFRVRPPERRHRAGIAVVAGGVVLGFPLLTTLALETSTTSHAAVVVGLLPLTTAAFSAVRTGARPSRTFWIASLVGAVVVIGFAVQQSGGAPGRGDLLLFAALLVCAAGYTEGGRLARHMPGWQVIGWALVLALPVTVAGAALALSTEPLRLTAHSVSGLLWLAFGSQFLGMVAWYRGMAAIGISKASQLQLAQPLLTLVWSVLLLGEQLPPAAPAAALAVLACIAVTQRTRG
- a CDS encoding aminotransferase-like domain-containing protein, which encodes MQERSSGSELAAVLRAELNRYSPGEKLPSSRVLVERHRVSPVTVSRALAELAAEGLVVTRPGAGAFRAEPRSEAPRPLDTSWQEIALSAEPAGDQVPRSVDASGVLATLATPAPGVIELIGGYLHPDLQPERALAAALARAGRRPGAWARPMVGGVPELRAWFAREIAGPGGPLAASDVLITGGGQSALTAALRALAAPGAPVLVESPTYPGMLAVARASGLRPVPVPVDADGVRTDLLADAFRASGARLFVCQPLFQNPTGAVLADGRRREVLRVARAAGAFVIEDDFARLLVHDDAPALPPTLSADDRDGTVVHVRSLTKATSPNLRVGALAAHGPVLDRLRAIQVVDSFFVPGPLQEAALELVGSPAWARHLRLIAGELTTRRKALTTALHQHLPALAEQDGGHGAAYGHAPAPGGLYVPPGGYHLWLRLPDGTDEAALTGAALRAGVAVAAGRPYFSAEPPAAHLRLSFAAASGTAEIAEGVRRLRTACEEVGVAVG
- a CDS encoding GNAT family N-acetyltransferase; translation: MNDHALDGYEISTDPARLDADRVHHWLSTDSYWAVDRPRELQDRAVAGSLNFGLYETGSGRQAGYARVVTDHATFAWLCDVYICRDDRGKGLGTALVEAIADHMTPCGLSRLTLATKDAHGVYEKVGFRALVSPEQWMTLGLIDPGPVEI
- a CDS encoding DUF1918 domain-containing protein — protein: MHASRGDRLVVHGRTVGHHDRVVEIVEVMGTDGDPPYRVRAEDGHEAIVSPGPDCVVRHGKATDADPGR
- a CDS encoding glycoside hydrolase family 10 protein — translated: MRRITRRGFAVAALGAASSLLTAGVAPADGVARREMRGMWLATVANLDWPSSAKLAPAEQQRELRAHFDRAVARKLNAVFFQVRPTADALWPSPFEPWAQYLTGQQGRDPGWDPLDFAVREAHRRNLELHAWFNPYRVANHTDPGRLTPDHPARRHPGWVLPYGGKLYYNPGLPEVRSFVQDAMLDAVQRYPVDGVHFDDYFYPYPVSGRRFDDDEAFERYGSGFESRAAWRRDNIDRLVYEMARKLEDGGRRAGRRVRFGVSPFAVWRNRSTDQQGSRTQAGVQTYDDLYADTRRWVREGWIDYIVPQVYWPLGFAAADYAELVPWWARTVDGTGVDLYIGEALYKAGGTEPAAWKDPAELSRHLTFARGYPQVGGHVYFSAKDVAKDRAGAMARVVRDHYTGAART